A single window of Archangium gephyra DNA harbors:
- a CDS encoding EscU/YscU/HrcU family type III secretion system export apparatus switch protein translates to MSEKTEQPSAKRLREARRKGQIPRSRLLSSSVVTLGGLLGLTASAPAGFARLKEWTARLLLHQEATGALQEAVGLMALLVGPALGGALLASLVVSVATVGFELNAEHVLPKLERINPAEGLKKLFSVRPLIELGKALLVTAVVVWLVWSEAVEAGPDVLRTAWLEGTLGLEHILGRLGPLTLRLACVLVVLGVGDYALARRKHVKDLMMTREEVKREYKESEGDPHHKSQRKALHRQLAAGGAARGVQKASVVVVNPTHIAIALRYATDECEAPYLVAKGREADALSLRREAERLGVPVVRDVPLARSLIHYDVGEEIPEELYQAAAAVLRVAQESQDVDDHPRRQTS, encoded by the coding sequence GTGAGCGAGAAGACGGAACAACCCTCGGCGAAGCGCCTGCGCGAGGCGCGCCGCAAGGGACAGATTCCGCGCAGCCGCCTGCTGTCTTCCAGCGTGGTGACACTGGGAGGTCTGCTCGGCCTCACCGCATCGGCACCCGCGGGTTTCGCGAGGCTGAAGGAGTGGACGGCCCGGTTGCTGCTGCACCAGGAGGCCACGGGAGCATTGCAGGAAGCGGTGGGATTGATGGCGCTCCTGGTGGGGCCCGCGCTCGGTGGCGCGTTGCTGGCATCGCTCGTGGTGTCCGTGGCCACGGTGGGCTTCGAACTGAACGCGGAGCACGTGCTGCCGAAGCTCGAGCGCATCAACCCGGCGGAGGGCTTGAAGAAGCTCTTCAGCGTGAGACCGCTCATCGAGCTGGGCAAGGCGCTGCTCGTGACGGCGGTGGTGGTGTGGCTCGTCTGGAGCGAGGCCGTGGAGGCTGGACCGGATGTGCTCCGCACCGCCTGGCTGGAGGGGACGTTGGGGCTGGAGCACATCCTGGGCCGGCTCGGGCCGCTCACCCTCCGGCTCGCGTGTGTCCTGGTGGTGCTGGGCGTGGGCGACTACGCGCTCGCGCGCCGCAAGCACGTGAAGGACCTGATGATGACGCGCGAGGAAGTGAAGCGGGAGTACAAGGAGAGCGAGGGCGACCCGCACCACAAGAGCCAGCGCAAGGCACTGCACCGGCAGCTGGCGGCGGGAGGTGCGGCACGTGGAGTGCAGAAGGCGAGTGTCGTGGTCGTCAACCCCACGCACATCGCGATCGCGCTCCGCTATGCCACGGACGAGTGTGAGGCGCCCTATCTCGTCGCCAAGGGGCGGGAGGCGGACGCTCTCTCGCTGCGGCGCGAGGCCGAGCGGCTCGGAGTCCCGGTGGTCCGGGACGTGCCTCTGGCCCGCAGCCTCATCCACTACGACGTCGGGGAGGAGATCCCCGAGGAACTGTACCAGGCCGCCGCGGCGGTCCTCCGGGTAGCGCAGGAGTCGCAGGACGTGGACGACCATCCACGGAGGCAGACGTCATGA
- a CDS encoding flagellar biosynthetic protein FliO, with product MKTLSGSVSPRNKLLLALGLVLGLAVLAPLGGVSAAVLARGLLGAAALGGLGWWLVRRGRADVRFALTERMRVVSRTGLSQRCGLALVEVEGSRYLVAFGDSFAEIRRAHTPVRVKTRSKRRTVARSHEKETLS from the coding sequence ATGAAGACCCTGTCCGGCTCCGTGTCTCCGCGGAACAAGCTGTTGCTGGCACTTGGGCTCGTGCTCGGGCTGGCGGTACTGGCCCCGCTGGGAGGCGTCTCGGCGGCGGTGTTGGCCCGGGGGCTGCTGGGGGCCGCGGCGCTGGGAGGCCTGGGCTGGTGGCTCGTGAGGCGTGGACGGGCCGATGTCCGTTTCGCCCTCACCGAGCGCATGCGGGTGGTGTCCAGGACGGGCCTGTCGCAGCGATGTGGCCTGGCCCTGGTGGAGGTGGAGGGGAGCCGCTACCTCGTGGCCTTCGGAGACTCCTTCGCGGAGATCCGCCGGGCGCACACCCCGGTGCGCGTGAAGACCCGGTCGAAGCGGCGCACGGTGGCCCGCTCCCACGAGAAGGAGACCCTGTCATGA
- the sctR gene encoding type III secretion system export apparatus subunit SctR, which translates to MSRALLVLGVFVPGVASAAETPLSQLSFAGSPLSMMGMLALMSLLPFAVLMLTSFSKIAVVLSLARSAMGTQQAPPTIVLTGLAAVLTGHIMAPVMERMYDVGQAVYQDVGSGAQILGAAGRVTEPLRTFLVKHGSPEERARFLELARELRPPDEADAVHEDDLFVVIPAFVITELTEAFQIGFLVFLPFLVLDMVIANILLALGMQSLSPSQVSLPFKILLFVAVDGWALLARGLILGYR; encoded by the coding sequence ATGAGCCGCGCGTTGCTCGTGCTGGGGGTGTTTGTCCCCGGGGTGGCCTCGGCGGCGGAGACACCGCTCTCGCAGCTGTCCTTCGCCGGAAGCCCGCTGTCGATGATGGGGATGCTGGCGCTGATGTCGCTGCTGCCCTTCGCGGTGCTGATGCTGACGAGCTTCTCGAAGATCGCCGTGGTGCTGTCGCTGGCCCGCTCCGCGATGGGAACGCAGCAGGCTCCGCCCACCATTGTTCTCACGGGACTCGCGGCGGTGCTGACGGGGCACATCATGGCGCCGGTGATGGAGCGCATGTACGACGTGGGGCAGGCCGTCTACCAGGACGTCGGCTCCGGTGCGCAGATCCTCGGCGCAGCGGGGAGGGTGACCGAGCCGCTGCGCACCTTCCTGGTGAAGCATGGCAGTCCGGAGGAGCGGGCCCGCTTCCTGGAGCTGGCGCGCGAGCTGCGGCCGCCGGACGAGGCGGACGCGGTGCACGAGGACGACCTCTTCGTGGTCATTCCGGCCTTCGTCATCACCGAGCTGACGGAGGCCTTCCAGATTGGCTTCCTCGTGTTCCTCCCGTTCCTGGTGCTGGACATGGTCATCGCCAACATCCTGCTCGCGCTCGGGATGCAGTCGTTGTCGCCGAGCCAGGTGAGCCTGCCCTTCAAGATCCTCCTCTTCGTCGCCGTGGATGGCTGGGCGCTGCTCGCGCGGGGCCTCATCCTTGGCTACCGGTGA
- a CDS encoding EscT/YscT/HrcT family type III secretion system export apparatus protein has product MNLELLRAQLAPLGPSMVVVALCSARLLPVAFLCPLLGGQAAPTTVKLALVLSLALFLHHVAGVSLPEPVETPLQLAAMAVKELTYGTSVGLVAALPFDAARMGGRFIDLFRGTSAEASLPVAGTRESATGDALYQLLVGLVVTGGLMPVVLSGLVRGFGWVRLGAYVPTEAAVMHVVGLAGGAMATGLAVGAPIAAAVMAVDCLLGMVSRAAPQVNLQDLGAPLRILAGGALLWLAVGILCERLLAGFLSVDGALFRLGEVAR; this is encoded by the coding sequence GTGAACCTCGAGCTGCTTCGCGCACAACTGGCGCCGCTGGGGCCGAGCATGGTGGTGGTGGCCCTGTGCTCCGCGCGCCTGTTGCCGGTGGCCTTCCTCTGCCCCCTTCTGGGAGGACAGGCGGCGCCGACAACGGTGAAGCTCGCCCTGGTGCTGAGCCTCGCGCTCTTCCTGCACCATGTGGCGGGTGTGTCTCTGCCGGAGCCGGTGGAGACCCCGCTGCAACTGGCGGCCATGGCGGTGAAGGAGCTCACCTACGGCACGTCCGTGGGGCTGGTGGCGGCGCTGCCCTTCGATGCGGCGCGGATGGGTGGGCGCTTCATCGACCTGTTTCGGGGCACTTCGGCGGAAGCGAGCCTGCCGGTGGCCGGGACGCGGGAATCCGCCACGGGGGATGCGCTCTACCAGCTGCTCGTGGGACTGGTGGTGACGGGCGGGCTGATGCCCGTCGTGCTCTCCGGGCTGGTGCGTGGCTTCGGGTGGGTGCGGCTCGGCGCGTACGTGCCCACCGAGGCGGCGGTGATGCATGTGGTGGGGCTCGCTGGGGGCGCGATGGCCACGGGGCTCGCGGTGGGTGCCCCCATCGCCGCGGCGGTCATGGCGGTGGACTGTCTGTTGGGGATGGTGTCGCGCGCCGCGCCCCAGGTGAACCTCCAGGACCTGGGAGCCCCCCTGCGCATCCTCGCGGGAGGCGCATTGCTGTGGCTCGCGGTGGGCATCCTCTGTGAGCGGCTGCTCGCGGGCTTCCTCTCGGTGGACGGGGCGCTGTTCCGGCTCGGGGAGGTGGCGCGGTGA
- the sctV gene encoding type III secretion system export apparatus subunit SctV, translating into MNQLMKILMRARKSSDVVLAVAMAAVLGALIIPLPPWLLDLGLAINLAAAVALLVAALYARDALKVTSFPTLLLFTTLFRLSLNVSSTRLALAEGHAGEVIQAFGEFVVRGDYVVGAVIFAILTLVQFLVVAKGAERVAEVSARFTLDAMPGKQMSIDADLRAGAIDQAQARRRRRNLERESQMFGAMDGAMKFVKGDVIAGLVIVAVNLLGGICIGILQNGMTMVDAASTYALIAIGDGLVSQIPSLCIAVAAGLVVTRVASEKEDDSLGAEIGAQLFGEAKALWVVAGLCVALAAMPGMPHLTFLGLGGALGALAHSLARMKAAVAEEDAAAAQTEGRAEAGQGAPGGPGAPPESTVAPVGVAPLTVDLSPDLTPLAQENGGAFVHQVLNRIRDEVFYELGVRVPGIRVRTEATYLPAGSYRILVDEVPAAMGQVVPGALYALAQPEELAFLELKAELAVEPSTGKPISRVSAEARARLEMAQVPLRSAGELIAEHLRGILRARTAGFLGIQEVQGLLDGLEAQSPTLVKEALQKVPLPLLTEVLRKLVEEQVSIRNMRAILEALVAPTTEGDATALAERCRQALSRYLSHKFAPSGPLFAYLVDPEIEETLRSGGPRGPAPSPERVAEILEGVKHLATGGQTVLLTAPDVRRTLRKLCEGAFPDVAVLTYGELDMNLQVRPLGRLSPVALGR; encoded by the coding sequence ATGAACCAACTGATGAAGATTCTCATGAGGGCGCGCAAGTCCTCGGACGTGGTGCTCGCGGTGGCAATGGCCGCGGTGCTTGGTGCACTCATCATCCCGCTGCCGCCCTGGCTGTTGGATCTGGGGCTGGCCATCAATCTGGCGGCGGCGGTGGCGCTGCTGGTGGCGGCGCTCTACGCCCGGGACGCGCTGAAGGTGACGTCCTTCCCGACCCTGCTGCTGTTCACCACGCTCTTCCGGCTCTCGCTCAACGTGTCGTCCACGCGGCTGGCGCTCGCGGAGGGACATGCGGGCGAGGTCATCCAGGCCTTCGGCGAGTTCGTGGTGCGGGGGGACTACGTCGTTGGCGCGGTCATCTTCGCCATCCTCACGCTGGTGCAGTTCCTCGTGGTGGCCAAGGGCGCCGAGCGTGTGGCCGAGGTCTCCGCGCGCTTCACCCTGGACGCGATGCCGGGCAAGCAGATGTCCATCGACGCGGATCTGCGCGCGGGGGCCATCGATCAGGCACAGGCGCGCCGCCGGCGCCGCAATCTGGAGCGCGAGTCGCAGATGTTCGGCGCCATGGACGGCGCGATGAAGTTCGTGAAGGGCGATGTCATCGCCGGCCTCGTCATCGTCGCGGTGAACCTCCTGGGCGGTATCTGCATCGGCATCCTGCAGAACGGAATGACGATGGTGGACGCGGCCTCCACCTACGCCCTCATCGCCATTGGTGATGGGCTGGTGTCACAGATTCCCTCCCTGTGCATCGCGGTGGCGGCGGGCCTCGTCGTCACGCGTGTGGCCTCGGAGAAGGAGGACGACTCGCTGGGTGCGGAGATTGGCGCGCAGCTCTTCGGCGAGGCGAAGGCGCTGTGGGTGGTGGCCGGGCTCTGCGTGGCCCTCGCCGCGATGCCGGGGATGCCGCACCTGACGTTCCTTGGGCTGGGCGGTGCCCTGGGCGCACTGGCGCATTCCCTCGCGCGGATGAAGGCCGCCGTGGCGGAGGAGGATGCCGCCGCGGCTCAGACCGAAGGCAGAGCCGAAGCAGGGCAGGGGGCTCCAGGTGGGCCGGGAGCGCCTCCCGAGAGCACGGTGGCACCGGTGGGTGTGGCCCCGCTGACGGTGGACCTCTCGCCGGACCTCACCCCGCTCGCCCAGGAGAATGGGGGCGCGTTCGTGCACCAGGTGCTCAACCGGATACGGGACGAGGTGTTCTACGAGCTGGGCGTGCGGGTGCCGGGCATCCGGGTGCGGACCGAGGCCACGTACCTGCCGGCGGGGAGCTACCGCATCCTGGTCGACGAGGTGCCCGCGGCGATGGGACAGGTGGTGCCTGGGGCGCTCTATGCGCTGGCGCAGCCAGAGGAGCTGGCCTTCCTGGAACTGAAGGCGGAGCTCGCGGTGGAGCCCTCCACCGGCAAACCCATCAGCCGTGTGTCGGCGGAGGCGCGTGCACGGCTGGAGATGGCGCAGGTTCCGCTCCGGAGCGCGGGCGAGCTCATCGCCGAGCACCTGCGCGGCATCCTCCGCGCGCGGACAGCGGGGTTCCTCGGCATCCAGGAGGTGCAGGGGCTGCTGGACGGACTCGAGGCCCAGTCCCCCACGCTGGTGAAGGAGGCACTCCAGAAGGTCCCGCTGCCGCTGCTCACCGAGGTGTTGCGCAAACTCGTGGAGGAGCAGGTGAGCATCCGGAACATGCGCGCCATCCTCGAGGCGCTGGTGGCTCCCACGACCGAGGGGGATGCCACGGCCCTGGCCGAGCGCTGCCGTCAGGCGCTGTCCCGCTACCTCAGCCACAAGTTCGCCCCGTCCGGGCCGCTCTTCGCCTACCTGGTGGATCCGGAGATCGAGGAGACGCTGCGCTCCGGCGGGCCCCGCGGGCCGGCGCCCTCGCCCGAGCGGGTGGCGGAGATCCTGGAGGGGGTGAAGCACCTCGCCACGGGGGGGCAGACGGTGCTGCTCACGGCTCCCGACGTCCGGCGGACCCTGCGCAAGCTGTGCGAGGGCGCCTTCCCTGACGTCGCGGTGCTCACCTATGGCGAGCTGGACATGAACCTGCAGGTACGCCCGTTGGGGCGGCTGTCGCCCGTGGCCCTGGGGCGTTAA
- a CDS encoding flagellar biosynthetic protein FliQ produces MSQDVLLALGREALLLMVLASLPPIGASLVVGFLMSLFQATTQLQESTLTVVPKLCAAVLALVVAGPWIAGQLTLFAHQVLRVIAEVGG; encoded by the coding sequence ATGAGCCAAGACGTCCTGCTCGCCCTGGGCCGCGAGGCCCTGCTGCTGATGGTGCTCGCGTCCCTGCCGCCCATCGGAGCCAGTCTGGTGGTGGGTTTCCTGATGAGCCTCTTCCAGGCCACCACGCAGCTCCAGGAGAGCACCCTCACGGTGGTGCCGAAGCTGTGCGCGGCGGTGCTGGCGCTGGTGGTGGCCGGACCGTGGATTGCCGGTCAGCTCACGCTCTTCGCGCATCAGGTCCTGAGGGTCATCGCGGAGGTCGGCGGGTGA
- a CDS encoding HU family DNA-binding protein has protein sequence MLKSDLINVLVGKKGMTQKQAEATVETIFESMKEALCRGENIEIRGLGAFHVKNYQGYQGRNPKTGQIIPVKPKRGLLFRTGKELRDRVNRPAPQTPQSDISFDPKSGSGSY, from the coding sequence ATGCTGAAGTCCGATCTGATCAACGTCCTCGTCGGCAAGAAGGGGATGACGCAGAAACAGGCCGAGGCCACGGTCGAGACGATCTTCGAGTCCATGAAGGAGGCGCTCTGCCGCGGGGAGAACATCGAGATCCGCGGGCTGGGCGCCTTCCATGTGAAGAACTACCAGGGCTACCAGGGCCGCAACCCGAAGACGGGGCAGATCATCCCCGTGAAGCCCAAGCGGGGCCTGCTGTTCCGCACGGGCAAGGAGCTGCGCGACCGGGTCAACCGGCCCGCGCCCCAGACTCCGCAGTCCGACATCTCGTTCGATCCCAAGAGCGGCAGCGGCTCCTACTAG